Genomic segment of Fervidobacterium gondwanense DSM 13020:
CTCTCTTTTGGTTAACTTCGCATATTGTGGATCCTTTATTTTCTAAATGTTGTCCATACGGTGAATGTTGGTAATCCTTCCTTCGATTGGACAACATTTCCTATACTCTTGTGACAGCCAAAGAAGTTCATCTGCCTTGCTACGAAAATTACTGGTAAGTACTTGTAATACAGTTCCTGCCACTCATCGTATAGAGTTTTTCGCTTTTTTTGATTCATTTCGATCTGTGCTTTTTCAAATATGTCCCAAATTCGTTTCTCCCAATCAAACATTTCAGAGAATACAGGTGATGGAGGATTCGTATTCTTATCCATTGTTGAATAGTGCCAGTAGTACAGCTGCTGACCTGGTTGCCATATTGCTTTCCTAAGCTGTGGGTCTGGTTGGTTACCGAATGCGCGGATACCACATTCGAAGTTACCTGCGCCGAACATTTGTCCAACGACTGACGAATCAAGTATTTGGAGATTTGTTTTAACGCCTATTTTCTTAAGTTCCTCACTGAATACATAAGCAATTTGTTGGTAATCTTTTGGTTGGTTTTGAACAAGTATTGTGAATTCAAACGTTGTGCCGTCGGGGAAGTCTCTTAAGCCGTCCTTGTTTTTATCAACTAACCCGAGTGAATCAAGAATGCTCGCGGCTTTCTTCAAATCAAACGACCTCATCAACTGCTCAACCTTTGGATTGTAGAACGCTTTATTCGTCGGTAGTACAAGACCACCACCAGGAATTGCGAGGCCATTGTAGATTTCTTCAATTATCCTTTCTCTGTTTAAAGCATATTCCATAGCTTCTCTGAATTCAGTTTTCCTGAACAACTCTCTTAGCTTTGGATTAGCGACATCAAAGTTGAAAGCTATGTGGACTGGGCTTGGAGTAGAGCCTATTGGTTTGGAAGCAAATAGTAGATATGGGGCATTCCCAGCAACTTCGATTTGCTTTAGTCTTG
This window contains:
- a CDS encoding ABC transporter substrate-binding protein, translating into MKRVLFVLWILIAVVFTATDFFIEDAMLTNSAQPKLGGTLRLALPSTPESFLLYGSLDSSAYSVIMGPLMSPLVEYHPITNEIRPAIAKSWTVSSDGKQVWFYIRDAYWSDGKPITADDVIFTMQYFVMNKYARGNSVDRFTIPDEKGVNKPVTWTKINNKVVRADLPSPYGAFLTVLTAVYIYPKHKLEPLIDKNDLASVNKLWLTNTPPSEIVVNGPYKLSQVIVDQKIVLEKNPYFWKKDKYGNQLPYFDKLEYLIIKDAEIRLAKFIAGEIDYTAVSASDYPRLKQIEVAGNAPYLLFASKPIGSTPSPVHIAFNFDVANPKLRELFRKTEFREAMEYALNRERIIEEIYNGLAIPGGGLVLPTNKAFYNPKVEQLMRSFDLKKAASILDSLGLVDKNKDGLRDFPDGTTFEFTILVQNQPKDYQQIAYVFSEELKKIGVKTNLQILDSSVVGQMFGAGNFECGIRAFGNQPDPQLRKAIWQPGQQLYYWHYSTMDKNTNPPSPVFSEMFDWEKRIWDIFEKAQIEMNQKKRKTLYDEWQELYYKYLPVIFVARQMNFFGCHKSIGNVVQSKEGLPTFTVWTTFRK